The sequence below is a genomic window from Candidatus Palauibacter scopulicola.
TCCTCGTCAAGGAGGCGTGGGAGGAATGGGCCGCCCCGGCATCGCTCGTCCGCCGAATCCAGCGCGTCCGGGTCTACGATCCGAGCCACCGCTTCGTCGAATTGGAGCGGGACTCCTACTTCTTCATGGCGACGGATACGGCAGGGCTTCTCCGCCACATCGTCGATGAGACGCGCCGCTCGGGCGCCGAGGTCCGCTTCGGCGCTCCCTTCGAGGGCGTGGTGTCGACGCAGGGCTCGAGCCCGCTGACGCTCGCGGGCTCAGGCCCGGCTTCCGGCGTGACGTGCCGGTTCCTCGTCGGGGCCGACGGGGCACGCTCCCGGGTGGCCGAGAGCTTCGGACTGGACCGCAACCGCCGGCTCCTCAAGGGCGTGGAGTGGGAGTACGAGTTCCGAGGCGGCGACGGCGACTGCCTGCACTGCTTCATCGATCCCGAGTGCGCGCCGGGCTACATCGGGTGGGTCGTGCCCGGCGTCGGGGCCACGCAGGTCGGGCTGGCGCTCCACCGGGACCGCCGCGCCGACCTGCGCCGGTTCAGCGAGAAGATCGACGGGCTGTTCGGGTTGGCCGGGAGACGCGTGCTGGAGAAGCGCGGCGGCGTCATCCCGATCGGGGGGCGGCTGCGTAATTTTTATGCGGACCGGGTCCTGCTCGTCGGAGACGCGGCCGGAATGGTGTCGCCGCTCACCGCCGGCGGCATTCACCAGGCCTACCGGTTCGGCAAGCTCGCCGCCGACGCGATCACCGACCACCTGGGCGGAGGCGGCCCCGGAGCCGGCGGCGACCGCCCAGGCGCTCCCCACCCCGGCGAGGTCGTGCGCCGCGCGTATCCGAACCACGCCCTGAAACGCGTCGCCCGCTGGGGATTCGACCACCTTCCCGTGGCGCGCGCGTTGCAGGCCGGGCTCCTGAGCCGGAGTCTGTTCCGGAGACTGGCCGAAGGGGTGTTCTTCCACCGCTCCCGGTAGGCCTCCCACGGGCCCGGCAGGATGGAACCGCCCATGTGACGTTCCCGCGGGAACGTCCGTCAATGAGATTGGGGGGGTGGGGACAACCGGAGGGGCGAACGGTGGCGGGCCTCGGGAGGGCCGCGGGAACCGGGAGGTGATTCTGATGGAAGACACCGGCATTCGGCTCACGGCGAACGACAGGTTCAAGCGCGCCAGTACGAACTTCACACGGATCGGTTTGCTGGTCGCCGTCTTTCTCCACATCGGGCTCTTCGTCCTCGTGCGGCCGTTCGAGGCGGCGGCCCTGGGGTCCGTCGCGAACGAGATCGAGTCGATCCGGCTCCCGCCGGAGGTGAGGATTCCGCCCCCGCCGGAAGCGATCGCGCGTCCCGCCACGCCGAGGGTTTCCACCGTCGACATTTCCCCGGACATCACGATCGCGCCCACGGTCCCGGACCGGGCCCCGAGGGGTCTGCCTCCGCGTCCCCGGGCCCCCGACCCGTCGGAGCGTCCGATCCTGATCCCCTACGAC
It includes:
- a CDS encoding NAD(P)/FAD-dependent oxidoreductase, giving the protein MGSRESADYDLVVVGAGFAGLACARRAAERGLSVLVLERQSEPGERIHTTGILVKEAWEEWAAPASLVRRIQRVRVYDPSHRFVELERDSYFFMATDTAGLLRHIVDETRRSGAEVRFGAPFEGVVSTQGSSPLTLAGSGPASGVTCRFLVGADGARSRVAESFGLDRNRRLLKGVEWEYEFRGGDGDCLHCFIDPECAPGYIGWVVPGVGATQVGLALHRDRRADLRRFSEKIDGLFGLAGRRVLEKRGGVIPIGGRLRNFYADRVLLVGDAAGMVSPLTAGGIHQAYRFGKLAADAITDHLGGGGPGAGGDRPGAPHPGEVVRRAYPNHALKRVARWGFDHLPVARALQAGLLSRSLFRRLAEGVFFHRSR
- a CDS encoding energy transducer TonB: MEDTGIRLTANDRFKRASTNFTRIGLLVAVFLHIGLFVLVRPFEAAALGSVANEIESIRLPPEVRIPPPPEAIARPATPRVSTVDISPDITIAPTVPDRAPRGLPPRPRAPDPSERPILIPYDTPPVLLNGADVLQVLEREYPRALMDAGIEGRVELWIYLSEEGRVERSEVKTSSGNPLLDEAAGRVVPAMRFSPAKSRDRATAVWVSQWVTFRVN